From a region of the Mucilaginibacter auburnensis genome:
- a CDS encoding PQQ-binding-like beta-propeller repeat protein has translation MKYFSVLLLIVAVGFAGCNFGQLDSWSRAFYMTETNSSPRAIDLNKDGVPDIVLGAGSKEFSPTDAAVLALNGANGDLLWKVAGRNQMVGSPIFQDITGDGVPDVFIGGRSAQFLAINGSNGHVLWEHRKADASWVSHQDTTMLNFFNPQFIPDQNGDGVEDILTAFGGYVYALPNEFQRPAGMLMVIDAKSGKVLKKSNVPDGKETYMSPVVYNFGKGPTIIFGTGGETIQGSLYALPLSDFMTSGTAKSQKIYTMQSKGFIAPPVITDVTSDGLADIVVSSMDGHIMSFNGKNFSMIWSKAIHPDAETQSMPSPVYFDNDKVPDFFNTYNLGKWPANQTAIHVIVSGVNGRELFRDTLGKLNFASAVQVDYNDDSHLDLIIPENTESMEGNFPKNKTQLMGYDGKTGAKTPLDSLYTGMILGSTPLITDLDADGKADVIYTYQTQRNEIFGYNYLVIKRMELDTKIGHNTWGGYMGTNYKSVFKP, from the coding sequence ATGAAATATTTTTCCGTACTGCTACTTATTGTGGCTGTGGGCTTTGCCGGCTGTAATTTTGGTCAGCTGGATAGTTGGAGCCGTGCTTTTTATATGACCGAAACCAATTCTTCGCCGAGGGCAATAGATCTAAACAAAGATGGAGTTCCGGATATAGTTTTGGGCGCAGGGAGCAAAGAGTTTTCGCCCACAGATGCAGCAGTATTGGCTTTAAATGGCGCTAATGGCGATTTACTTTGGAAAGTTGCCGGGCGAAATCAAATGGTGGGTTCACCAATATTTCAGGATATAACCGGTGATGGTGTGCCGGATGTATTCATTGGAGGCAGGTCTGCTCAGTTTCTGGCAATTAACGGCTCAAACGGGCATGTGCTTTGGGAACACAGAAAAGCAGATGCTTCATGGGTAAGCCACCAGGATACTACCATGCTGAATTTTTTTAATCCTCAATTTATACCCGATCAAAATGGTGATGGAGTAGAAGATATCCTTACAGCTTTTGGCGGTTACGTATATGCCCTGCCCAACGAATTTCAACGACCAGCGGGAATGCTTATGGTGATTGATGCCAAGAGTGGCAAGGTTTTAAAAAAATCAAACGTTCCGGATGGAAAAGAAACTTACATGTCTCCGGTGGTTTATAATTTTGGCAAAGGGCCAACCATTATTTTCGGAACAGGCGGAGAGACCATACAAGGATCATTGTATGCGTTGCCTCTTTCTGATTTCATGACTTCGGGAACAGCAAAGAGCCAAAAAATCTATACCATGCAAAGCAAAGGCTTTATAGCCCCACCTGTAATTACAGATGTTACAAGTGATGGTTTAGCCGATATTGTAGTTAGCTCAATGGATGGGCATATCATGTCATTCAATGGCAAAAATTTTTCAATGATCTGGTCTAAAGCAATTCATCCCGACGCTGAAACACAATCTATGCCGTCGCCTGTTTATTTCGACAATGATAAGGTACCCGATTTTTTTAACACCTATAACTTAGGCAAATGGCCGGCTAACCAAACTGCTATTCACGTAATTGTGTCGGGAGTTAATGGTCGGGAACTTTTTCGCGACACTTTGGGCAAACTCAATTTCGCATCTGCTGTGCAGGTAGATTATAATGACGATTCGCACCTTGATCTGATCATACCTGAAAATACCGAAAGTATGGAAGGGAATTTTCCGAAGAACAAAACCCAGCTCATGGGGTATGATGGCAAAACAGGGGCTAAAACTCCATTAGATTCCCTGTATACGGGCATGATTCTTGGCTCAACCCCACTCATTACTGACCTTGATGCAGACGGTAAGGCAGACGTTATTTATACTTACCAAACACAACGCAATGAAATTTTTGGTTACAACTACTTGGTTATAAAGCGTATGGAATTAGATACCAAAATAGGCCATAATACCTGGGGCGGCTATATGGGTACAAACTATAAAAGTGTTTTCAAACCATAG
- the guaB gene encoding IMP dehydrogenase yields MQSYNSKFVAEGLTYDDVLLLPAYSEVLPRDVDTSSFLTRKIRLNIPLVSAAMDTVTEAQMAIAIAQAGGLGMLHKNMSIQRQADEVRKVKRSESGMIQDPVTLNENALVSDAFKIMKEYKIGGIPVIDDSHKLKGIVTNRDLRFQKQMDRPVREVMTSENLITAPKGTTLTQAEEILQNYKIEKLPVVDDKGVLIGLITFKDIQKFKNFPNACKDELGRLRVGAAVGVTADTMERVDALVKAGVDVIAIDTAHGHSKGVIDKLKEVKAAYPDLQVIAGNVATGQAAKDLADAGADAVKVGIGPGSICTTRIIAGVGVPQLYAVYECAEALKGTGVPVIADGGIKHTGDIAKAIAAGAGTIMAGSLFAGVEESPGESIIYEGRRFKSYRGMGSIEAMEQGSKDRYFQDVEDDIKKLVPEGIVGRVPYKGTLAEVVYQFVGGLRASMGYCGAKNIEALQQARFVRITASGIRESHPHDITITKEAPNYTR; encoded by the coding sequence ATGCAGTCCTACAACTCCAAATTTGTCGCCGAAGGGTTAACTTACGACGACGTTTTACTACTCCCGGCTTATTCAGAAGTTTTGCCGCGTGATGTTGACACCAGCTCTTTTTTAACTAGAAAGATCAGGCTGAACATTCCTTTGGTATCTGCCGCTATGGATACCGTTACCGAAGCACAAATGGCTATCGCTATAGCGCAGGCAGGCGGTTTAGGTATGCTGCATAAAAATATGAGCATACAGCGCCAGGCCGATGAAGTGCGTAAAGTGAAACGCTCAGAAAGTGGCATGATACAGGACCCTGTTACGCTTAATGAGAACGCGCTGGTATCAGATGCATTCAAGATCATGAAGGAGTACAAAATTGGTGGTATACCTGTTATTGATGATTCGCACAAACTAAAAGGGATTGTTACCAACCGCGATCTGCGTTTCCAGAAGCAAATGGACAGACCGGTGCGTGAGGTGATGACAAGTGAAAACCTGATCACTGCTCCAAAAGGTACTACCCTTACACAAGCCGAAGAGATATTACAGAACTACAAGATTGAAAAACTGCCTGTTGTCGATGATAAGGGCGTACTTATAGGTTTAATTACTTTTAAAGACATACAGAAATTTAAAAATTTCCCTAACGCATGTAAAGACGAGCTGGGCCGCTTACGTGTGGGTGCTGCAGTTGGTGTTACTGCAGATACAATGGAAAGGGTAGATGCCCTGGTGAAAGCCGGTGTGGATGTTATAGCCATTGATACTGCCCACGGTCACTCAAAAGGCGTAATTGATAAATTAAAAGAAGTTAAGGCTGCCTATCCTGATCTACAGGTTATAGCTGGTAACGTAGCAACCGGGCAGGCAGCTAAAGATCTGGCTGATGCCGGGGCAGATGCTGTTAAAGTGGGTATTGGTCCGGGTTCTATTTGTACTACCCGTATTATTGCTGGTGTGGGTGTTCCGCAGTTATATGCTGTTTACGAGTGCGCAGAAGCTTTGAAAGGCACCGGCGTACCTGTTATTGCCGATGGTGGTATTAAACACACGGGCGATATTGCGAAGGCTATTGCAGCGGGTGCCGGCACCATTATGGCAGGCTCATTATTTGCAGGAGTTGAAGAATCACCGGGCGAAAGTATTATTTACGAAGGCCGTCGTTTTAAATCATACCGCGGTATGGGTTCTATAGAAGCCATGGAGCAAGGTTCAAAAGACCGCTATTTCCAGGATGTTGAAGATGATATTAAAAAGCTGGTTCCTGAAGGTATAGTTGGCCGCGTGCCGTACAAGGGGACGTTAGCTGAGGTAGTTTATCAGTTTGTAGGTGGTTTACGCGCCAGCATGGGCTACTGCGGTGCAAAAAATATTGAAGCTTTACAGCAAGCCCGTTTTGTACGTATAACCGCTTCAGGTATTCGCGAATCGCACCCGCACGATATTACTATTACTAAAGAAGCACCGAATTATACAAGATAG
- a CDS encoding M16 family metallopeptidase has protein sequence MNNDILNRSVAPDFRAIENIHLIKPGHTVLPNGCNLFCFNSGDQELVRIEWIFGNLRFDAAKPLLNMAVNTMLTDGTSTLTAAEIADRVDFYGAFFSTEYGFDHSQVTLHSLNKHLNKVLPIVKEVLTDSIFPEKELDTYIRNQQQKLQVSLKKNDVVARRTFNKAVYGDTLYGVNAEPETYSELRRDDLLGHFRQMYQPTNCTLIVAGKIDEVTLAQLTSMFGSDWQGNAEAAVITQPAVSPSAEKFYFVEKPEALQSAIRIGLPFIQRDHPDFPYMQVLNTVLGGYFGSRLMANIREDKGYTYGIGSGISSLKHGAAFFIATEVGADVCRDAVKEIEKEINLLKTEPVPQEEISLVQNFMLGSLLGSLENVFSHSDKFKNIYFSGVGYEYYDRYAEAVKTVTAEQLQQLANQYWNFDEFYKVIVGKY, from the coding sequence ATGAATAACGACATATTAAATAGGAGCGTAGCTCCAGACTTTAGGGCAATTGAAAATATCCACCTGATAAAGCCCGGGCATACGGTATTGCCTAATGGCTGTAACCTATTTTGCTTTAACTCCGGCGACCAGGAACTGGTGCGCATTGAGTGGATTTTTGGAAATCTGCGCTTTGATGCTGCTAAGCCGCTGCTAAATATGGCCGTAAATACCATGCTTACCGATGGTACAAGCACGCTCACAGCAGCAGAAATTGCCGATAGGGTAGACTTTTACGGTGCGTTCTTTTCAACGGAGTATGGCTTTGACCATTCGCAGGTTACTTTGCATAGCCTTAACAAGCATTTAAATAAAGTACTGCCAATAGTTAAGGAGGTATTAACAGATTCTATCTTTCCTGAAAAAGAACTGGATACCTACATCCGTAACCAGCAGCAAAAGCTACAGGTTAGCTTGAAAAAGAACGATGTGGTAGCCCGTCGCACTTTTAATAAGGCTGTTTATGGCGATACCTTGTATGGCGTAAACGCGGAGCCTGAAACCTATAGCGAACTGCGCAGAGATGATCTTTTAGGTCATTTCAGGCAAATGTACCAGCCAACCAATTGTACCCTGATTGTTGCGGGTAAAATTGATGAGGTTACTTTAGCGCAACTTACAAGTATGTTTGGCAGCGATTGGCAGGGCAATGCCGAAGCTGCAGTTATAACACAACCGGCAGTTTCGCCGTCGGCAGAAAAATTTTACTTTGTTGAAAAACCGGAAGCTTTGCAATCTGCGATCCGCATTGGCTTACCGTTCATTCAGCGCGACCATCCTGATTTTCCTTACATGCAGGTTTTAAACACTGTTTTAGGTGGTTACTTTGGGTCAAGGCTAATGGCTAACATTCGCGAAGATAAAGGTTATACTTATGGCATTGGGTCGGGCATCAGCTCATTAAAACATGGCGCTGCCTTTTTTATTGCTACCGAGGTGGGTGCTGATGTGTGCCGGGATGCTGTTAAAGAGATTGAAAAAGAGATAAACCTGTTAAAAACAGAACCTGTCCCGCAAGAAGAGATCTCCCTGGTGCAAAATTTTATGTTGGGTTCGCTTTTAGGTAGTCTGGAAAATGTGTTCTCGCATTCTGATAAGTTTAAGAATATTTATTTCTCAGGGGTCGGGTATGAGTATTACGACAGATATGCTGAAGCCGTAAAAACCGTTACCGCTGAGCAGTTACAACAATTAGCCAACCAATACTGGAACTTTGATGAGTTTTATAAAGTGATAGTAGGAAAGTATTGA
- a CDS encoding AAA family ATPase, with the protein MNHTNAALYPSRPAEIELIRDMARGALTAKQKKKLSQQLEQPLPDSGDAFIMRKAADWLRPDAQSYSPDKLFGDFWYRGELCILFADTNAGKSILAVQIGNALAAAEPLPVLGSVLPPEKVLYFDFELSAEQFEGRYSSHMHGHYKFSSNFYRLVLNPDATGQQRFKNYAEYMNNALENTIITTGARTLILDNITCLRTGTHAAESAISLMRNLQAIKNHYGLSVLVLAHTPKRNAAKPITRNDLQGSKMLINFADSAFALGDSQTDAGLRYLKQIKQRSGKQYYGADNVCLCRISKPYNFVHFEFEGFAHEADHLQHYKEQQQRHAEEQVDRLHQQGLSIRAIAERTGISKSTVARMVKRG; encoded by the coding sequence ATGAATCATACCAACGCAGCACTTTACCCATCGCGCCCGGCCGAAATTGAACTGATACGCGATATGGCTCGCGGAGCGCTTACCGCTAAACAGAAAAAGAAACTAAGCCAACAACTGGAGCAACCCTTACCCGACAGCGGCGACGCATTTATTATGCGCAAGGCTGCCGACTGGCTGCGGCCCGACGCGCAATCCTACTCGCCCGACAAGCTTTTTGGCGATTTCTGGTACCGTGGTGAACTTTGCATTTTGTTTGCCGATACCAACGCCGGCAAATCAATACTGGCAGTTCAAATTGGCAATGCCCTTGCCGCCGCCGAACCATTGCCGGTATTAGGTTCGGTTTTACCGCCCGAAAAGGTGTTGTATTTTGATTTTGAACTGAGTGCCGAACAGTTTGAGGGACGCTACAGCAGCCATATGCACGGGCATTACAAATTTAGCAGCAACTTTTACCGCCTGGTGCTCAACCCCGATGCCACCGGGCAGCAACGCTTTAAAAACTATGCTGAGTACATGAACAACGCGCTTGAAAACACCATTATCACCACCGGCGCACGTACACTTATTTTGGATAACATTACCTGTTTACGCACCGGCACGCACGCTGCCGAAAGCGCCATCAGCCTGATGCGAAACTTACAGGCCATTAAAAATCATTACGGCCTGTCTGTACTGGTGCTGGCACATACGCCCAAGCGCAATGCCGCCAAACCCATTACCCGTAATGACCTGCAAGGCAGTAAAATGCTCATCAACTTTGCCGACAGCGCCTTTGCCCTCGGCGACAGCCAGACCGATGCCGGTTTGCGCTACCTTAAGCAAATTAAACAGCGCAGCGGCAAACAGTATTATGGTGCCGATAATGTTTGCCTTTGCCGCATAAGCAAGCCTTATAATTTTGTACACTTTGAGTTTGAAGGTTTTGCCCACGAGGCCGACCATCTGCAACATTACAAGGAGCAGCAGCAACGCCACGCAGAAGAACAAGTAGACCGCCTGCATCAACAAGGCTTGAGCATACGTGCTATTGCCGAACGGACGGGGATATCGAAAAGTACGGTTGCGAGGATGGTGAAGCGGGGTTGA
- a CDS encoding LOG family protein has product MQSIAIFCGANFNGDPVLQDAVELLAQTIVSQNITLIYGGGRVGVMGILADAVLKRGGKVIGVIPQFLMDKEVGHTGLTELRIVENMHQRKQVMNNLANGIIMLPGGFGTLEEFFEVLTWLQLGLHNNPVGILNINGFYDLLLKQMDLMVEQRFLKQANRDLVLSSTDPIELISMMNSIDIKPDEVWFKDSNLT; this is encoded by the coding sequence ATGCAAAGTATAGCCATTTTCTGCGGTGCCAATTTTAACGGTGATCCTGTATTACAGGATGCGGTTGAACTGCTCGCCCAAACCATTGTGAGTCAAAATATAACCCTGATATATGGTGGCGGCAGGGTAGGTGTTATGGGTATACTGGCTGATGCTGTGTTAAAACGCGGCGGAAAAGTTATAGGTGTTATCCCTCAGTTTTTAATGGATAAGGAAGTTGGCCATACCGGCTTAACCGAATTGCGGATAGTTGAGAATATGCACCAGCGTAAACAGGTAATGAATAATCTGGCTAACGGCATCATCATGCTGCCGGGTGGCTTTGGTACGCTGGAGGAGTTTTTTGAGGTACTTACCTGGTTGCAATTGGGGTTGCATAACAACCCTGTTGGTATATTGAATATAAACGGCTTTTACGACCTATTATTAAAGCAGATGGACCTGATGGTAGAGCAACGCTTTTTAAAGCAGGCTAACCGTGATCTGGTACTTTCTTCGACCGACCCGATCGAACTCATCAGCATGATGAATAGCATCGATATAAAGCCTGATGAAGTTTGGTTTAAAGATAGCAACCTCACTTAG
- a CDS encoding AAA family ATPase, translated as MPFLSKISLPALQSGYLQNIPSLNGGLQLSLKTNVTFFVGENGSGKSTLLEGIAEQCGFNLRGGNKNHNLNTGWRFNGYESALAQVMQLSWTPKRITEGFFMRAESFFNFASYIDELAADDPRNAQRLLNAYGGRSLHEQSHGESFLALFSNQFEAGIYLLDEPEAALSPARILAFMTIINELDKGGRAQFIIATHSPMLICYPGATIYQFGDNGIHETTYEDTEHFYLTKGFLNNPEAYLRHLTS; from the coding sequence ATGCCTTTCTTATCAAAAATATCGTTACCCGCCTTACAGAGCGGATATCTGCAAAACATCCCCAGTTTAAACGGAGGCCTTCAGCTTAGCTTAAAAACCAATGTTACTTTTTTTGTAGGCGAAAACGGTTCAGGTAAGTCAACCTTGCTGGAAGGCATTGCTGAACAATGCGGTTTTAACCTGCGTGGCGGTAACAAAAATCACAATTTAAATACCGGCTGGCGCTTTAACGGATATGAATCTGCATTGGCACAGGTTATGCAGCTTTCATGGACGCCGAAACGGATAACCGAAGGTTTTTTTATGCGGGCCGAGAGCTTTTTCAATTTTGCATCATACATTGATGAGCTGGCAGCAGATGACCCAAGAAATGCCCAACGTCTTTTAAATGCCTATGGCGGCAGGTCATTGCATGAACAATCGCATGGCGAATCATTCCTGGCCTTGTTCAGCAACCAGTTTGAAGCCGGTATTTATTTACTGGACGAGCCCGAAGCCGCGCTATCGCCTGCGCGGATACTGGCTTTCATGACCATCATCAATGAACTGGATAAAGGCGGACGGGCCCAGTTTATAATAGCTACCCACTCCCCTATGTTAATTTGCTATCCCGGAGCAACCATCTATCAATTTGGAGATAACGGAATACACGAAACTACTTACGAAGACACAGAACATTTTTATTTAACGAAGGGGTTTTTAAATAATCCGGAGGCTTATTTGCGGCATTTGACCAGCTAA
- a CDS encoding T6SS effector amidase Tae4 family protein: MDWWSNLDNRNANPNDYKNACALRVSRALNYSGIIIPDLPGKTLKGADGKNYFLGAKNLNEWMKKTFGPPTHHLTQTQGGAHGVNFAGLLSGKKGIYSMVSNKQSWGSGHADIIDNSTCATGCHFDGPVSFIDIWVLQ, from the coding sequence ATTGATTGGTGGAGTAATTTAGATAATCGCAATGCAAATCCGAACGATTACAAAAATGCATGTGCTTTGAGAGTAAGCAGAGCGCTAAACTATTCGGGGATAATAATACCAGATCTTCCCGGGAAGACTTTGAAAGGTGCAGATGGAAAAAATTATTTTCTTGGTGCTAAAAACCTGAATGAGTGGATGAAAAAAACCTTCGGACCACCTACACATCACTTAACGCAAACACAGGGTGGTGCACATGGTGTAAATTTTGCCGGGTTACTTTCAGGAAAGAAAGGGATATACTCTATGGTGTCTAATAAGCAATCTTGGGGTTCTGGACACGCAGATATAATAGATAATAGCACCTGTGCAACTGGTTGTCACTTTGATGGGCCAGTTAGTTTTATAGATATATGGGTTTTACAGTAA
- a CDS encoding M16 family metallopeptidase — MVKFNRFTLNNGLRVIVHEDNTTPMAVVNILYDVGSRDEDPNRTGFAHLFEHLMFGGSVNIPSYDEPLQRVGGENNAFTSNDITNYYITLPAANIETAFWLESDRMLSLAFSEKSLEVQRNVVIEEFKQRYLNQPYGDIWLRLRPMVYKEHSYRWDTIGKNIEHIAEASMEDVKSFFKKHYNPQNAIMVVGGNIKTEDVKQLVEKWFGPIPAGEKYHRNLPQEPEQHDERRDSITAKVPLNDIYIALQMPGRRDPAFHAVELISDILSRGKSSRLYKALVKEKQLFSEVHAFLTGSLDKGMFVLEGKPLTGVTIEEAEAAIWEEVEKLKTAEVPAEELDKVKNKIESTMAFSEMSLLDKAMNLAYFELLSNADDLNSETDKFLAVTAEQIKEQAIKLFRKDNSSTLIYYADTNE, encoded by the coding sequence ATGGTTAAGTTCAACCGATTTACATTAAACAATGGCCTACGCGTTATTGTACACGAAGATAATACTACACCCATGGCGGTGGTTAACATTTTATATGATGTTGGCTCGCGCGATGAGGACCCCAACCGCACAGGCTTTGCCCACCTTTTTGAACATTTGATGTTTGGTGGCTCTGTTAATATACCCAGCTATGATGAGCCCTTGCAGCGTGTAGGCGGCGAAAATAATGCCTTCACCAGTAACGATATAACCAACTATTATATAACCCTGCCAGCTGCCAATATTGAAACCGCCTTTTGGCTGGAAAGCGACAGGATGCTGAGCCTGGCATTTAGCGAAAAAAGTTTGGAAGTTCAGCGCAATGTGGTGATAGAGGAGTTTAAACAACGCTACCTTAATCAGCCTTATGGGGATATATGGCTGCGTTTGCGCCCCATGGTTTACAAAGAACATTCTTACCGTTGGGATACCATAGGCAAAAACATTGAGCACATTGCCGAAGCCAGCATGGAGGATGTAAAAAGCTTCTTCAAAAAGCATTACAATCCGCAAAATGCCATAATGGTAGTGGGTGGTAATATTAAAACCGAAGATGTAAAGCAGTTGGTTGAAAAATGGTTCGGGCCGATACCGGCGGGGGAGAAGTACCACCGTAACCTGCCACAGGAGCCCGAGCAACACGACGAGCGCCGTGACAGTATCACCGCTAAAGTACCGCTGAATGATATCTACATTGCTTTGCAAATGCCCGGCCGCAGAGACCCGGCCTTTCATGCGGTTGAGTTGATATCTGATATCCTGTCGCGTGGTAAATCATCGCGTTTGTATAAGGCTTTGGTTAAAGAGAAGCAGCTGTTTAGCGAGGTACACGCTTTTCTTACCGGGAGCTTAGATAAAGGCATGTTTGTGTTAGAGGGCAAGCCGCTTACAGGTGTAACTATTGAAGAAGCCGAGGCTGCGATATGGGAAGAAGTTGAAAAGTTGAAAACTGCTGAAGTGCCGGCTGAGGAATTAGATAAGGTAAAGAATAAAATTGAGTCTACCATGGCGTTCTCAGAAATGTCATTGCTGGATAAGGCCATGAATCTGGCTTATTTTGAACTGTTGAGCAATGCCGACGACCTTAACAGCGAAACGGATAAGTTTTTAGCGGTAACGGCTGAGCAAATTAAAGAGCAGGCTATTAAATTGTTCAGAAAGGATAATTCGTCTACCTTAATATATTACGCTGATACCAATGAATAA
- a CDS encoding Ppx/GppA phosphatase family protein, which translates to MAKQKTVAVMDLGTNTFHLLIAQGTAANYTELVHKSLPVKLGEGGINKGTIVPDAFKRGIDAMQQYEQDITNSNVDAVRCVATSALRNAGNGQQFINEVKELTRINIELINGEQEAAYIYQGVKLAGSLGEQPSLIMDIGGGSVEFILCNANEIFWKHSFEIGAARLMDQFHQTDPIPLDSIAELHAYIDEKLQALFEACEKYSVTSIIGSSGAFETFAEIIELDKRHPFDLKNIKNYLFNTNELLMVTDKLIASSHSERKSMEGIVSIRVDMIVVASLLTRFVMEKLAVNTVQLCTNSLKEGILADLLD; encoded by the coding sequence ATGGCTAAACAAAAAACCGTTGCTGTGATGGATCTCGGCACAAACACCTTCCACTTACTGATAGCTCAAGGCACTGCTGCCAACTACACCGAACTTGTACATAAAAGCCTACCCGTAAAACTGGGTGAAGGCGGCATTAACAAAGGCACAATTGTTCCTGATGCCTTTAAACGCGGCATTGATGCCATGCAGCAATATGAGCAGGATATTACTAACAGCAACGTTGATGCCGTACGTTGTGTAGCTACATCGGCCCTGCGTAACGCCGGCAATGGTCAGCAGTTTATTAATGAGGTAAAAGAGCTTACACGCATCAACATTGAGCTGATTAACGGCGAGCAGGAAGCGGCCTACATTTACCAGGGGGTTAAACTGGCAGGCAGTTTAGGCGAGCAACCCTCGCTGATAATGGACATTGGCGGTGGCAGCGTTGAGTTTATTTTATGCAATGCCAATGAGATATTTTGGAAACACAGCTTTGAAATTGGCGCAGCGCGCCTGATGGATCAATTTCACCAAACCGACCCTATCCCCCTTGATTCTATTGCGGAGTTACATGCTTACATAGATGAAAAACTACAGGCACTATTTGAGGCTTGCGAAAAATACAGCGTGACAAGCATAATAGGATCTTCGGGAGCTTTTGAAACTTTTGCAGAAATAATTGAATTGGATAAACGCCATCCCTTCGACCTTAAAAATATTAAGAACTACCTCTTCAACACCAATGAGTTATTAATGGTTACAGATAAACTCATTGCCTCATCGCACAGTGAGCGTAAAAGCATGGAGGGTATTGTATCTATCAGGGTTGATATGATTGTTGTTGCGTCCCTGCTTACCCGTTTTGTGATGGAAAAACTGGCGGTAAACACCGTTCAGCTCTGCACCAATTCGCTTAAGGAAGGTATCTTGGCCGACTTGCTTGATTAG
- a CDS encoding DMT family transporter, whose protein sequence is MNWLLIVIAGLFEVAFASCLGKVKETSGTEMYWWFGGFLLTLCISMTLLVKAAQTLPIGTAYAVWTGVGAVGTAIVGIVVFKDPATFWRVFFITTLIGSIIGLKAVSH, encoded by the coding sequence ATGAACTGGTTATTAATAGTTATTGCTGGATTATTTGAGGTGGCGTTTGCAAGTTGCCTGGGTAAGGTTAAAGAAACCAGCGGCACTGAAATGTACTGGTGGTTCGGCGGCTTTTTGCTCACCCTCTGCATCAGCATGACCTTGCTGGTTAAAGCCGCGCAAACGCTACCAATTGGCACAGCCTACGCCGTTTGGACAGGTGTTGGCGCCGTGGGTACCGCCATTGTGGGCATTGTGGTTTTTAAAGATCCGGCAACGTTCTGGCGCGTGTTCTTTATCACTACGCTAATCGGTTCAATCATTGGATTAAAGGCTGTATCGCACTAA